The sequence CGGAACAAAATCTGGCTCTTTGTCCCATCAGGTCTGTGCCAAActcttattctgcctagttccatagccctccatacccctcacacccatgtacttatctaaatttctcttaaatgattgaacctgcatccaccacttccgctggcaggcggttccacactctcaccactctctgagtgaagaagatccccctctgGATCTGCTTAAATATGTCATCTTTCGCcctaacctctagttctagtctcacccttcctcagtggaaaaagcctgcttgcatttccctTTCCCTACTTTCTGGACTCCAGTTTATGTTAGGAAACATTCAGCCATGCATTGCATGACAATTGAAGTCATTAGCTGCTCTGAGGAGATGCCCGATACACTTCCATGGATCTCAACTGGACAGGCTCAGTACAATTTTACCACTGGTGTGACTTGGAAACAATCGCTGATGTAGTTTACTCCAGGTTTCATCGTTTTCAGATTCATCGCGCCGAAGGAATAAAAGGCTTTGAACCGTTGGCTCAATAAATGAAACTGACGGTTTATTaatatgtttattttattttagatcCTTCGAGCTTTAGTGGCTTATGACTGCGATATCAATGTTATCAACATAGATGGAAACTCTCCATTACACCTTGCAGCAATGGGAGGATTTGCTGACTGTGCCAAGTTTCTGGCACAACGAGGTACAGTTACGAAGCCTGTGAGGCAAGCAAATGCTTCCCACAGAAATGTCTGGCTTAGTGCGTTATCCAAACTGCACCTGTTTACATCTAATAGAGTAATGGCAAAAGTTGAAGGCTTCCAATTATCTAATGTATGTCATTTTACACTGTTAAAGTGTTAGATAAATGctgattttttattttatttttgtagtaTATAATGTGTGATATATTTATTAGACTCGTTGCAGCTGCATTTTATTACTGCTCTAAAATTTGGCCTCAGTCGCTCTGCACCTATTGATGTGCAGCTCACTTTTAAAACTTCCGAGACAAGCCAATTTTAATGACTGAACTTGCTTTAGTATCTGAAACTGACCTCCTGCTAAAAAATCTGCCGAGAGCGACTGTGTGAGAAGATGAGAGTTTATGAGGATTAGGCCAATGCATTAGTGGCAGTTCTTTGAAAGAACCTTCCAATTAGTCCTCCACTTTTCTACTCATTCTCCATAGCAGCTTTTCAAGCATTTTTTTGGACCCCCTCTCTGAAATTATCATTGGATCTTCCTGCACCAGTATAACATATAGGAGTTGCAACAGGACTAGGAACTGGTGACCCTAAAGAAGCAGTCCTTGATGTGTGGTAACTAGCTGAAGGAGTGTGGGGATTGTAATGATGTGAAGTTTAGTAGTCACAAGGATTTATTCCCAGGGAACAGCAGCACTCCTGTTCCTTCAAGGTATTCAAAGTCATCCTGTGGGTACTGAAAGGCATCAGGAACCTTTGGTTCCATTGGCTGCTTGCAGCCTTGCTtctctggcaacacacacaaaatggaggaactcagcagcatgtatggagaggtATAAACCATTGACGTTTCggtttgagacctttcatcaggacttcgGCAAGGGGGTACAGGTGATTAGCAAGTAAgaacaggttaggaatttttagTATATAGAAGTCACCTAAAATAGCAAATGACAACATATTAAATAGAGTAAGGgtgcaggatcaggtgatgtgtGTGATGTGGGAACTGGTGAACTCCATTGTGGTTATTCTGACTTCGGCGATTGGCAAATGTTAAGAGTCCATCATTAAAGAGGAGATTTCAGAATACTTGGAAGCATATGATCAAGtaggccgaagtcagcatggtttccttatgggaaaatcatgcctgaaaaatcatttggaattctttgaggaaataacaccaAGGATAgacagtcagtggatgttgtttacttggattttcagaaggccgttTACAAGATGCCAAACATGAGACtggttaacaagataagagcccatgatacaGGGAAGATTCAGACTGCACAAGGTAAAGAATAGGAACGATGGGGTCCCTTTCTGATTGTCTGCCAATGTCGagaggtattccacaggggttgatgttgggaccacATCTTTTCGtgttgtatgttaatgatttgaatgacaaAATTGACGGTTTTgtggacaatacgaagataggtggatgggtaggttgtgttgaggagcagggtgtctgcaaaaggatttagacagattaggatgatgggcaaagaagtgacagatggaatacagtaaaagacgtgtatggtcatgcactttggtagaagaagtgaaggtgtagactgttttctaattgggcagtgaattcagaaatcagaagtgcaatgggacctaaaggttaacttgagttggtagtaaggaaggcaagtgcattgttagcactcatttcaagaggactagaatataaaagcaagaacgtaattctgagattctgAAAGGACCTGGTCACaccacaattggagtattgtgagcaatttcagaccccatatctaagaaaggatgtgctgacatcggagagggtccagaggacgtttatgagattgattcctggaatgaaagggttaatatactagcatttggtggctctgggcctgtactcggtgGAGTTTAGAGTATTgagtggggaatctcattgaaacctactgaatatagaaaggcttagatagaagagaggatgtttccaatactggGAGAATCTAGAATAGAGGACACAGCAGAATGccaggacatccctttagaagaggaagaatttctttagccagacagtcgtgaacctgtggaactcactgccatagatagctatggaggccaagttattgggtatatttaaaatggaggttaatGGATACTTAATTAgttaggatgtcaaaggttatggggaaaaggtaggagaatgaggttgatagaaaataaatcatccatgatcagACGTTAGAGACTAATTCTCCTATGTTTCATCATCTTATGGAAATGGGGAATAGAAGGTTATAGAGCTTCTTTTCTATGGCAATTGACAAGCTTGGAACACATCCAATGTCTAAGTGTTCTCATTCTTATGAATCCACTTACCTACCCAGATGGGGTCAATATATGGCAACTTTCAGCTTTAAACCTGGAACTATGGCTGTTGTCAAGACTGCcagaaaaacaaaaaacacaagagattctgcagatgctggagatccatagcaacccacacacaaaatgctgaaaaatctcagcaggtcaggcagcatcaaaggagaggaataaacaagcaacgtttcaggctgagattcttcgtcaggactggaaaggaaggggaagaagccacaatAAGAAGATGGGTTGGGCAGGgacctccacctcctcctctaaAGGGATGACCTTCTATCTTGCTCTGTCCTCTATACTGGGATAATTCTCATAAACATCCTCTGGGCCCTCATCAATGCCGGCAGATCCTTTCTTAGAAattgggcccaaaattgctcacagtactccaattgtTGGCGCAGTCTCagccttacatccttgctttatattctagcCTTCTTgacatgaatgctaacattacattgcCCTGCTTACTGCCAACTCGAgtgaaccttcagggaatcctgcacttgcactcctaattccctttgctcTTCCAGTTTCTGAATTtgctgcccatttagaaaatagtccacaactTTTTTTTCTTCTAAGGTGCGTGATCTTGCACTCCtttcactgtattccatctgccacttcattgtgcatcctcctaatctgtcttaagtccttcttcagcctccctgctccctcaacactacctgcccctccacctgtctgcAAACATGGCcccaaagctatcaattctgtcctccaaatcgttgacgtataACATGAGAAGTAGTAGTCCCGTTGCCACTTCTGTGGAACACAGTTAGGcaccggcagtcaaccagaatagattccctttactccaatactTTGTCTCCTGACGGACAGTCAACCTTCTtccattctggtatcttccctgtaatactatgggctcttattaagcagcctcatgtgcggcaccttgtcaaaggcctttgaaaATCCATATAAACACAACTGCTGACTTTCCTTTATATGtcctgcctgctatttcctcaaagaattccaacacatatatcaggcaagatttcccctgaaacAGTCTGTGTTgtctttggcctactttattgtGTGCCTCCAAATAACCTGAAATCTCAATCTTAATAATGGGTTGTAACATTAGACGTAGGAAcggaattaggccactcagcccattgagtttgctctgcaattccatttattatccctctcagccccatttttCTGCATTCTGCTCCTAACCTTTGACACTGAGTGAACAAGAACCAATCAAacatcactttaaatatactgaatgacctggcctccacagctatccatgacaatgaattctgcagattcaccaccctctggctaaagaaataaccTTCATATCTCTGGTCTAAACagacttccctctattctgaggctgtaccctctggtcctcagCTTGCTTGCTGTAGCAAACATCCTCTTcaaatccattctatctaggcctttaaacATTCAATCGATTCAAATGATTTCCCCATTCTTCTCacctccagcgagtacaggcccagagtcatcaaacattaatgttcctcatacattaacccttagataagaggcccaagaCTGCTCACTTAAGTGTtttctgaccagtgccttataaaagcctcagcatcacatcccactcatattctagtcctctcaaaataaatgctaacattacatttgctttccttatcaCCAATTCAATGTACAAtttcacctttagggaatcctgcacaaggacttccaagtccctttgtaactctgatttttgaattttctccccatttagaaaatagtctccacctttatcctttctactAAAGTgtagaccatacacttcccaatactatattctatctgccatttctttggcctttctcccaatccatcttaagtcCTTCAGCAGACATCTGGCACTATCTGCCTCTCCATGTATctttgaatcatctgcaaacttggctacaaaatcATCAATGCTGTCATCAAAATCATTGGCAtagaatgtgaaaagaagcggacCCTATACAGACCGCTGCAGACACCTGTGCCTGCTTGCCGAATGCTGCTGAGCTGAAGCCTCACACTTCAGACTCCGACACTGGTCCATTTACACAGTGACCACACCCAACATGGTTCTGGTGACCTTAGCCTtattgccaaccactgaagtcaggttaaccaCAATGGAGTCCACCACATCATACAGCTACAACACGTCACCTGATCCAACAACCCTACCCTGTTTATTTAgttgtaatttgttttttttagataACTATATTAAAAGAAACCTTACCAGTTCTTACCAGCTGTTCACCTCTGCCTCTGTACCAAAGGCTCTCAAGCCAAAACCTCAGGCCTCAGACTCCTAGACTGGTTCACTTATAGATGACCTCTCCTTGCCAAAGCCTCAGTtccccactccagcaatggccgtTCCCACAATGGCACGAATCCCCATCATTCTGCTTCCCTCTCCTCCCCCGGTGGTTACCAGAGGTTCCTCAGCAATGAATGTTTTCTCTTTCACGCCCTCAGCTGCCTAACCCAGAGCCATTCAATCTGGAACGTGTTGTACTGCTTGGTGGAACCCGATTCAATAGCAGGGAAATTGAATAAACACTTGCATGAGGAGTCTCATTGAGGTTCTGGGTTTCCAGTTATTTTGCTATAGTATGGGGTCATGGTTTCATCAGATAGGGGCTTAGTAGATCATTGTGGCTCAGAGTTGCTTTGAACAATTTCCCTGATTAGTCCCATTTTCATGTTTTTTTCCCACAATTGACCTTCAATTCTCATCTCTATTTAGCTAAGTTCCCATTAAGTGGCCTActtcaacccctcccacattctgtTATTTCCAAAGTAGATTAAAAACAATCCCCActcaatagatttttttttcatttaagtACTGTGGCtcaagtgtaattttgtgctttgTAATGGCAAGAAAAATATAATGGCAGCACCTCAGGTTTTTATGCTTcaattcccaaaatgcatcaccttagAAAGTGGGAGCGGTTGAAGAAGGTCACTTAATGGGGACTTAGGAGTAGCAACAGGACTGGGAACTGGTGACCCTAAGGAAATAGTCCTTGATGTGTGGTAGCTAGCTGAAGGAGTTTGAGGTTGCAGTGATGTGAAGTTTAGTAGTCCCAAGGGTTTCTTCCCAGAGAGCAGAGGAGCACTGCTGTTCCTTCCAGGTGTTCAGAGACATCCTGTGAGTACTGAATGACATCAGAGATCTTTGGTTCCTGTGGTTGCTTGTccggcaacacagacaaaatggaggaactcagcagctcaggcagcatcattTATTCATGGTGTTTGAAGTCATTGAAGTACAGTGGCTGAGGTGTAGTTTTGTGAGTTATAATGATGGGAAACTTTTGCAGCACCTCAGATTTATATGCTTCAGTTCCCAAAATGTGTCACCTGAGTGTATATTTCTTCAATATATTTAACATGGTCAAAAATATTGAATTGCCGAGTCAGAACGTATTACTTATTGTTCCTCAATGTCATGACAGAACTTGAAGAGAGAAACAAGGCAATttagtggatagggtggtgaagaaagcttttggtatgctggtctttataaatcagagcattgagtataggagttgggatatgatgttaaaattgtacaaggcattggtgagactgaatttggagtattgtgtgcagttctggtcactgaattataggaaagatgtcaacaaaatagagagagtacagaggagatttactagaattttacctgggtttcagcacctaagttacagggaaaggttgaacaagttaggtctttattctttggagcgtagaaggttgaggggggacttgatagaggtatttaaaattatgagggggatagatagagctgacgttgataagctttttccattaagaataggggagattcaaacaagaggacatgagagttagggggcaaaagtttaggggtaacacgagggggaatttctttactcagagaatggtagctgtgtggaacgagtttccagtagaagtggtagaggcaggttcgatattgtcatttaaaattggatagatatgtggacaggaaaggaatggagggttatgggttgagtgcaggttagtgggactaggtgagagtaagcgttcgacacggactagaagggccaagatggcatgtttccatgctgtaattgttatatggttatatttggaAGTTTACCTGAATGCAAAGCTTGTAATTCTTCTTCTTAtaacttttttttctctgtctccCAGGGAGCAATCCCAAAGTAAAAAATTTACAGTTAAAAACTCCTAGGGCTGCAGGTAAAGCATTTGGCTTTAAAGCTGTGTCGAAAGAACTGCGTAAGGCAGAACGACTCTACAATAAGTATTCCAAACCTGGTGTGAAAAATCCAAGTCCACCCTGGGCCATCCATTTCTATGACTGGTCTCTATGCCAAGAAAATACTCTCCGGAATGCTTTTGCAACGATGGACAGAGGGGATGGCACGCTTACCCGAGAGGATTTTGCTGCAATTTTGCTGGAAAGGGGTGCACCAATAATGGAAGAGGATGTCAGTACGTTAATAGCAGCACTTGACAAATCTCGTACTGGaattattgacatcaatgaattCTTCCAAGGTTCTAAATACCTTGAAAAGATTTACCTTATGTCCTCATATGAACCAAAGAAGAAAAAGGGAAAGAAAGGCAGAAAAGGCAAGAAAGGCAAGCTGAATATACCAATACCAATCTGCACAGTTCCAGAAGAATATATAATTCGACGTGAAGATGGAGGTCCACCAGACTTTATGATAGAACTATTTAAGAATTTCACTGACACAAATCGATTTAGCCGTGATAAGCCACCAGAACATCCACTGCAGGACGATTCTTCATGGTACTTAGAAAAACCAGAGAAAGTGTTTACCAGCATTAACTATGCAGCGAAAGCTGATGATATGCAATCTTTAATGAAAGCATTTTATCAGGGAATACCAGTCAATGTGCGGGACAAATATTTTACAACACCGCTTATGGCAGCGTGTGCAGATGGCAATTTTACACTTGCCAAGTACCTTGTGGAAGCAAAGTAAGTCTCTTTTCTGGCTGACATTGAAAATGTCTTAAATTTATTTCATCAATCTTGTGTATATTTTTCTGCAAACTAGTTTAAAACTTTGTAGCAAATTCAGGAGAGAAAAGTGGGCAGCACTGTCATCTCTCACCTTATAGAGTGCAAACAATAGAGTTGTAGCTGACCATGTATTTCATGTCATTTTGTATCAGCCCAGAGTTCCTGGCAATGGCACAGCCTGGAGAGTTTCAGAGAGCTCCACATGCTTGATTGCAGGAGAATTGATTAGAaacatagcacaatacaggcccttcagcccacaatgctgtgctgaacatgtgctTGCAttagaaattacatagggttGCCCATAATTGATCATATTTGATCACAGTGGATCAAGTGGAAGGTATTCAAAACTTATTCTGTTGGATTAAAATTGTTTTCTCCTGTTGGGATCTCCTGCAAGGCTTTGACAGGCAAATATCCACTGTTCCTTCCCCTCCTCATTTCCTCTGGAGCCAAAATGTAATGCTGCAAGTTTGCCAATATTACACTAATAAACTAAATTCCAGGAAAGCATCTGACATCATTTCAGTTCATTGCTCAAAATTTACCCTGCACTTTACTGTTTTGCAAAATGCATGGCAATTACaccttgccttcttcataatgaATCTTTGTCCAACTGGAAGTAAATATTTGGAGCTGTTTTGCAAAATCAAGCATTCGACTTCAGTCAGCCAAAACCCCTtaaaaggaacaaaaataaattacattTAATAAATATTTACTATTGTCCTCACAAAGTAAAGCATTAAAAGAATTTGACCTGCATCATTATATGTACCGTTGAAGACTTAAGAATCAACAATTGTAACGGTAGATCCACTCTGTTTTAAAGCTGGCTATTGGCATAGGGTTAAATTGAATTTTTTTTCATGTTAGCTAGCCCTGGGGTTTACTATCTGTCACCAGAATGATAGACAAGAGAGCATTATTAAAATCTTGTTAAATATATCACTTGGaataaacatacacaaaataaatCAATAGCTCCATGTGAAATATCTTTACATTGTATATTCTTATAATGTGTTGTGTTTTTCTAGGGCTAATGTAAATGCATATGACAATTTAATGTGGACACCCCTGCACCATGCATGCCATGCAGGACAGTTGGACATCGTGGAATTGCTAGTGAAGGCTGGTGCATCAGTAAATGCAATTTCCATCAATGGAGCCACACCTTTAACGAGGGCAATAGAAAGCTGCAGACTGGATTGTGTGAAATATTTGATTAGCCAAGGTGCTAATGTTGAACTGGAGAACTCTAAAGGTAGGCTGGAACCATGTGACGTGTTTGGCAAATGGTATACTGCAAAAGTAGAAATATTTCTAATAACTACACCTGTCTAGAGTTTAACTTGCAATGATGGAGCAAAGTAGTTGTTGGTTTGTCAGATGCCTTGTATCTAAGCTGGTTTTTACTTCTGGCATGTGCCTGAGATAATTTAAAGGTCTGTTGACCTATTATGAATTACAGTTAACTGGCTAATATCTCCAGAAAGTTAGAGTAAttgaagaagcatttgaaaagatcATCCTTAATACCTCAAAATGGAGCAAGTTTctttttcattgttttttttctatGGGACCAGTGATGTTCTCTTGCCCTCTTTGGTTCCAAACgctgaataaaaaaaaatgctcaTTCGACGTAGATAAAGGACTACTTGTACATTATCTTTGCAGCATCAAGATGCCCCAGTGTTCATGCCAACTCGAAGCATCATTGTTGTGGCTCAGATGCTATTGTGGAACTAAGGCACAGTAATGGAAAGACCTTGCATTCTGTGCAACATGGGAGAAACGTTTTGGAAGTGAGAAATCAAAAGACTCATCTCAGATCACtttgaattaaagtttccatCGTTGGTTCCTTAAGACAGATGGCTATTTATTAACTTATTGAGATAGAGCATGAAATCAGCCCTTCCAGCTCTTCGAGCtacgctgcccagcaatcctccaatttaatcctagcttaatcaatttataatgactgattaacctgccaaccggtatctttgaactgtgggagggaaccagaacacccagagaaatcatggggagaacgtaaaaattccttacaggcaacagcaAGAATTGAAGCAAGGTCACTTGAACTGTaatgcattgtgctaaccactatactgctGTGCCGACCCATTAATATGGCAATTTATTCTATGTCTCTTTCTCCCAATTGACGGAAGTGTTACTAGACAGTTTATCATTCACTGCAATAGCCCAGATCTTGAGCTCGTGTAATGATAATTTTCATAAAACTTTGCAGATGCTCCAAGTCTAAAATAAGTGAATGTGCTTATGATTCTCAACACATCAGATAGTGTCTATAGAAGGAGAAGCAGAGTTGGCACTGCACGTCAATGAGCCTTCCATTAAAGTGTAGACATAGTCCCTGAGCGTATACAACATTTCCTGTCTTGTTTTATTTCAGGAGTATTATCACACTTCAAATGCAAATTCCCTGTTCAATCAAGCATGCAATGGTTCTTCCAAGAGAGCCTAATGGTGGTGTGATGGACTGTAATCTGAGAGTGGTTATGGGAATGTACCAGATTCCACAAATCCTTACTCTACTACAACCAACTCCACCTCCGCTGCCCCCTCCAAGTAAAATAGAAAGATGTATTTCTTTCTACCCCTCAACCAGAATTTAGATTGGAATTTACACTGCACAGATAGCTGGTGGATTCCACTTGTGCTTCAGACTCCAGCAAAGTCTGTCCTGTTTACCATTAACTCCTATGCCTCTGTTAAGGAGACTTCAGCATTTATTCATGAAAGAAAAATCTTGAGTTACTGACAAGCATTGTcagttacagattttttttttctctctaaattGGATATTCCAGCCCAGCT comes from Hypanus sabinus isolate sHypSab1 chromosome 12, sHypSab1.hap1, whole genome shotgun sequence and encodes:
- the ankef1a gene encoding ankyrin repeat and EF-hand domain-containing protein 1a encodes the protein MSHIAQGRLQILQVYKLIQFVRQREKAEIEKLIALGVPHLVNLSEPSQGEFALHVAALANDVEICKLLLSLGAEPDLLDLNGKTPAMVAAQAGHELTLEVLAEANADMTIVDKDGKGILYYCISSTLRHLRCLEIALAHGADVNNCSKEGKPVFLLACEQAAACSEMCLQILERGADPNSKYEATGHTALMEASREGAIDVVRAILEKGCEVNLLQKDRYNAAHFAAQGGFFEILRALVAYDCDINVINIDGNSPLHLAAMGGFADCAKFLAQRGSNPKVKNLQLKTPRAAGKAFGFKAVSKELRKAERLYNKYSKPGVKNPSPPWAIHFYDWSLCQENTLRNAFATMDRGDGTLTREDFAAILLERGAPIMEEDVSTLIAALDKSRTGIIDINEFFQGSKYLEKIYLMSSYEPKKKKGKKGRKGKKGKLNIPIPICTVPEEYIIRREDGGPPDFMIELFKNFTDTNRFSRDKPPEHPLQDDSSWYLEKPEKVFTSINYAAKADDMQSLMKAFYQGIPVNVRDKYFTTPLMAACADGNFTLAKYLVEAKANVNAYDNLMWTPLHHACHAGQLDIVELLVKAGASVNAISINGATPLTRAIESCRLDCVKYLISQGANVELENSKGQNALDIANAYADLRIIEVVKAKVDSLPKKEKPKGKGGKGAKGENALSSRIQTIAALGGETVSIQRPTARTPKSVVHRESIANKSEKLNSGVAKKVDITFVPKSTWSNPPTTEELIQRRVENRERFTYEVDFSDFLMPFKKNIRTRLGEL